Proteins from a single region of Hordeum vulgare subsp. vulgare chromosome 6H, MorexV3_pseudomolecules_assembly, whole genome shotgun sequence:
- the LOC123404286 gene encoding protein SENSITIVE TO UV 2-like — protein sequence MGSNDPSTPPKASKPPEQEQPPATTSGTTAPVYPEWPGFQGYPAMPPHGFFPPPVAAGQAHPYMWGAQHMVPPYGTPPPPYMMYPPGTVYAHPTTPGVHPFHYPMQTNGNLEPAGAQGAAPGAAETNGKNEPGKTSGPSANGVTSNSESGSDSESEGSDANSQNDSHSKENDVNENGSAQNGVSHSSSHGTFNKPMPLVPVQSGAVIGGVAGPATNLNIGMDYWGATGSSPVPAIRGKVPSGSARGEQWDERELKKQKRKLSNRESARRSRLRKQAECEELGQRAEALKSENSSLRIELDRIKKEYEELLSKNTSLKRELERTLKQMNDLKNERTELKKGLKERDLEIEAKEAEIHNLKKANVRDISSTGMDIDQPSHTPANEALHAGVSCWTSTKRVTLEESPHAELDRNKCKDIKTKGVQTDLPLNSGHLDRKKVLMNNISSNLCAIWGRPANSMLGRSLISKILASCSEEMLTLFQSTRLPDKCETSTEASSSMNNAISEVYDVMVKMNSDTIPIPTLLEALLNLCVVGDAVVVGRALRILHSILQNLLTHGTRSNQRDNVSIEMYVDNNMEMERNNQEHSSALLNVPDPEEDGLHIGNMFLPSTFWTPFFSGVLQIALKYSEEGIRVDALSIMILIVRTSDSNGEREKFGFISVMESLHQLLQKENALLVKKHSVHLLFLLLNCPTMLKMLCSGGKDGSELMETVGCENDPQQAINSVLKDLSECLTCEATTSLELKLCRLVVNLLAYISSSGKSGYEVLLGSVTAHGASFLELTMEVLASQMDCKVDFSAEVHELLNERYLLLRETLILLNRLASHAMFSKPTLEVLMGSKRCAGLTIDIANRLPQRSKYPLRQLSEINPQMANGLAELAQKFRSRVYGFLEEQQHPTVDCRDTGASGKPPRVPR from the exons atggggagcaacgatcctagcaCGCCGCCTAAGGCTTCCAAGCCACCAGAACAG GAGCAACCTCCAGCTACTACCTCTGGCACTACAGCTCCAGTTTACCCTGAATGGCCCGGCTTTCAG GGCTACCCAGCGATGCCACCACATGGTTTTTTTCCCCCTCCTGTTGCTGCAGGCCAAGCTCATCCATACATGTGGGGAGCTCAG CACATGGTGCCACCTTACGGGACACCACCACCCCCCTATATGATGTATCCACCAGGAACAGTATATGCTCACCCGACTACTCCT GGTGTGCATCCATTTCATTATCCTATGCAAACAAATGGAAATCTTGAACCTGCT GGAGCTCAGGGAGCTGCACCAGGTGCTGCAGAAACAAATG GGAAAAATGAGCCTGGCAAAACATCTGGTCCATCTGCCAATGGGGTTACGTCCAACAG TGAAAGCGGAAGTGATAGTGAGAGTGAAGGAAGTGATGCCAATTCTCAAAAT GAttcacattcaaaggagaatgatGTAAATGAAAATG GCAGTGCTCAGAATGGCGTATCTCATTCATCATCGCATGGAACATTTAATAAACCCATGCCGTTGGTTCCAGTACAATCAGGTGCAGTGATAGGAGGAGTTGCTGGTCCTGCGACAAACTTGAACATAGGGATGGACTACTGGGGTGCAACTGGCTCTTCACCTGTTCCTGCAATACGCGGCAAAGTACCGTCTGGTTCAGCTCGAGGAGAGCAATGG GATGAAAGGGAACTGAAGAAGCAGAAGAGGAAGCTGTCCAACCGGGAATCCGCGCGCAGGTCCCGGCTGCGCAAGCAG GCCGAGTGCGAAGAGCTTGGGCAGCGTGCCGAGGCTCTGAAGTCAGAGAACTCGTCTCTGAGGATCGAGCTCGACCGGATCAAAAAGGAGTACGAGGAGCTCCTTTCGAAGAACACCTCTCTCAAG AGGGAGCTGGAGCGTACCTTGAAGCAGATGAATGACTTG AAAAACGAGCGCACTGAGCTGAAGAAAGGCTTGAAAGAGAGAGACCTTGAAATCGAGGCTAAAGAAGCGGAGATTCATAATCTTAAGAAGGCAAATGT CAGAGATATTTCTAGTACGGGGATGGATATTGATCAGCCTTCCCATACCCCTGCAAACGAGGCTTTACATGCAGGGGTATCTTGTTGGACATCCACGAAGAGAGTAACTTTGGAG GAAAGCCCCCACGCTGAATTAGACAGGAACAAATGCAAGGACATTAAGACTAAAGGAGTCCAGACAGATCTTCCACTGAACAGTGGACATCTTGACCGCAAGAAAGTATTAATGAATAACATCTCTAGCAACCTATGTGCAATCTGGGGTAGGCCAGCTAACAGTATGTTAGGGAGGAGTTTAATCTCGAAGATCCTTGCTTCTTGCTCAGAAGAAATGTTGACACTTTTCCAGTCTACGAGATTGCCAGACAAATGTGAAACCTCTACTGAAGCGAGCTCCTCCATGAATAATGCTATTTCGGAAGTATATGATGTTATGGTCAAG ATGAATAGCGACACAATACCTATACCGACGCTTCTTGAAGCATTGCTAAATCTGTGTGTTGTCGGTGAT GCTGTTGTCGTCGGTAGAGCCCTGCGGATATTGCATAGCATCTTACAGAACTTGCTCACTCATGGAACCAGGTCTAACCAAAG GGACAATGTTTCTATTGAGATGTATGTTGATAATAACATGGAAATGGAGAGGAACAATCAAGAACACAGTTCTGCTTTGCTGAATGTGCCTGACCCAGAGGAAGATGGGCTTCACATTGGAAACATGTTTCTTCCTTCTACATTCTGGACTCCATTCTTCAGTGGAGTGCTACAAATTGCGCTAAAATATTCGGAAGAGGGTATTCGTGTTGATGCATTATCCATAATGATCCTCATTGTAAGGACTAGTGATTCCAACGGGGAGCGTGAAAA ATTTGGATTTATTTCTGTAATGGAAAGCTTGCATCAGTTGCTGCAGAAAGAGAATGCATTGCTTGTAAAGAAGCATTCTGTGCATCTACTTTTCTTGCTTTTGAACT GCCCTACGATGTTGAAGATGCTTTGCAGTGGAGGTAAAGATGGTTCTGAACTGATGGAAACTGTTGGATGTGAAAATGATCCACAGCAAGCTATCAACTcagttctcaaggacttgtctgaATGTTTGACTTGTGAAGCAACAACTTCTCTG GAGCTCAAGCTTTGTCGGCTAGTTGTCAATCTATTAGCGTATATATCTTCTAGTGGAAAATCGGGATATGAAGTGCTTCTAGGTTCAGTCACTGCCCATGGTGCTAGTTTTCTGGAGTTGACCATGGAAGTCCTTGCTTCACAGATGGATTGCAAAGTTGATTTTTCAGCTGAGGTACATGAGCTGTTGAATGAAAG GTATTTGCTGCTGAGAGAAACTCTGATCCTTCTAAATCGATTAGCCTCGCACGCCATGTTTTCGAAGCCAACCCTGGAGGTGCTGATGGGGAGCAAGCGGTGCGCGGGCCTGACAATCGACATCGCGAACCGGTTGCCCCAGAGGAGCAAGTACCCCTTGAGGCAGCTCAGCGAGATAAACCCTCAGATGGCGAACGGTCTTGCCGAACTGGCCCAGAAGTTCCGTTCGAGGGTGTACGGCTTCCTAGAGGAGCAACAGCATCCAACGGTTGACTGTCGCGATACAGGCGCCTCGGGCAAGcctccgagagttccaagatag
- the LOC123405014 gene encoding circumsporozoite protein-like has product MDSDYVSILLAGTAGLDFGVPGLNAGFFETLCGAGGAGAAGLAAMFGDRAAGMHGFGNGGQFGPAEGGGGELAAASREGSSVSDPACAYGANAKKRKAPSAGAAKGKEAAATFAKMREATGPDSKKCKIENETVRPKVEEEAATASDGSASGERGRNQAKGKGPKSKQPAADEPPRDYVHVRARRGQATDSHSLVERVRREKTRTWFKKGQCARRAMGLGGHLEPGIKFAPGFGFNGGVYNIQPLYAAAVTYNTESPSLGRHKCLLFLLNSSSLIQWLSTCLVAGSIT; this is encoded by the exons ATGGACAGCGACTACGTTTCCATCCTGCTCGCGGGCACCGCGGGGCTCGACTTCGGCGTGCCGGGCCTCAACGCCGGCTTCTTCGAGACGCTCTGCGGTGCCGGCGGCGCGGGCGCCGCCGGGCTCGCCGCCATGTTCGGGGACCGGGCGGCCGGGATGCACGGCTTCGGAAACGGCGGCCAGTTCGGGCCCGCGGAGGGGGGCGGCGGGGAGCTCGCCGCCGCGTCCCGGGAGGGCTCCTCCGTCTCTGACCCGGCGTGTGCGTACGGCGCGAATgccaagaagcgaaaggcgccctCCGCGGGCGCCGCCAAGGGAAAGGAGGCCGCGGCCACCTTCGCCAAG ATGAGGGAGGCGACGGGGCCGGACTCGAAGAAATGCAAAATTGAGAACGAGACGGTGAGGcccaaggtggaggaggaggcggccacggcCAGCGACGGATCGGCCAGCGGGGAGAGGGGCCGTAATCAGGCCAAGGGCAAGGGCCCCAAGTCCAAGCAGCCGGCGGCGGACGAGCCGCCCAGGGACTACGTCCACGTCCGGGCCAGGAGAGGCCAGGCCACCGACAGCCACAGCCTTGTTGAGAGG GTTAGAAGAGAAAAGACCCGTACCTG GTTCAAAAAGGGACAGTGCGCTAGGCGGGCGATGGGCCTAGGCGGGCACCTGGAACCTGGCATTAA ATTTGCTCCTGGATTTGGTTTTAATGGAGGCGTGTACAACATTCAACCTTTGTATGCTGCTGCTGTTACCTACAACACTGAGTCCCCCAGCTTGGGTCGCCACAAATGTCTCTTGTTCCTGTTGAACAGCAGCAGCCTCATCCAATGGCTCAGCACATGCCTGGTCGCCGGCTCCATCACCTAA